From Companilactobacillus heilongjiangensis, one genomic window encodes:
- a CDS encoding zinc-ribbon domain-containing protein, which translates to MKFCTNCGFKMNDDVEFCPKCGTKQVIPDLNNNGSNSNSSSETHQVDNQGYVDEQSNTQQAGPGINNNYQRRNVLNSKIKIGQPKHLNFMESVSYIFSNMFDFSSTVQDNQKSIFWWNYLLITIVSVVLTPTVQSIGYIEYLVFNSGIMLFTVASIMRRLNYLGKSKELAWLALVPVAVIYPLIMMFFNKKEDSVR; encoded by the coding sequence ATGAAATTTTGTACAAATTGTGGGTTTAAAATGAATGATGATGTTGAGTTTTGCCCTAAGTGTGGAACGAAACAAGTAATACCTGATTTGAATAATAATGGATCAAATAGTAATTCTTCTAGTGAAACTCACCAAGTTGATAATCAAGGGTATGTTGATGAGCAATCCAACACTCAACAGGCGGGCCCCGGCATCAATAATAATTATCAGAGACGGAATGTACTTAATAGTAAGATAAAGATTGGGCAACCCAAACATCTCAATTTCATGGAAAGCGTTAGTTATATATTTTCTAATATGTTTGACTTTAGTTCAACTGTTCAGGATAATCAGAAATCAATTTTTTGGTGGAATTATCTACTTATAACAATTGTGTCTGTGGTTTTAACTCCGACGGTACAATCAATAGGTTACATTGAATATTTAGTTTTTAATTCAGGAATCATGCTGTTTACTGTTGCTTCTATTATGCGTAGATTAAACTACCTAGGAAAAAGCAAGGAGTTGGCCTGGCTAGCTCTTGTACCAGTTGCTGTCATATATCCTTTGATAATGATGTTCTTCAATAAAAAAGAGGATAGTGTTAGATAA
- a CDS encoding helix-turn-helix domain-containing protein has translation MIDEIGKIIRDKRQSLGLTIEQLAEKADVSESLVSQLERGVNNNISINKLERISTAMNLKLSDIFNEPANNGIKYLELLDFLASLPRDKREVLSEKILELLSTMNNL, from the coding sequence ATGATCGACGAAATCGGTAAAATAATACGTGACAAAAGACAATCATTGGGCTTAACCATTGAGCAATTAGCGGAAAAAGCCGACGTTAGTGAGAGCTTAGTTTCACAACTTGAACGTGGTGTTAATAACAACATCTCAATCAATAAGCTTGAAAGAATTTCAACCGCAATGAATTTAAAACTATCAGATATTTTCAATGAACCTGCTAACAATGGAATAAAATATTTAGAATTGCTAGACTTCTTAGCTAGTCTTCCACGTGACAAACGTGAAGTTTTATCCGAAAAAATCTTGGAACTATTATCAACAATGAATAATTTATAG
- a CDS encoding zinc-ribbon domain-containing protein gives MRFCPNCGAKCNDESIFCSTCGKKLEKSEDYNTEQLTQETVDNTQQARIRYAGGPLGYVNPKIFWPITGILFFFVCLYGRSNFIFGIAIALVRKLDSPREWIYACITLVIAGILAYV, from the coding sequence ATGAGGTTTTGTCCAAATTGTGGTGCTAAATGTAACGATGAAAGTATATTTTGTTCAACTTGTGGAAAGAAGCTTGAAAAAAGTGAAGATTACAATACTGAGCAACTTACTCAAGAGACAGTCGATAATACTCAACAAGCGAGAATTAGATATGCAGGGGGACCATTAGGATATGTTAATCCCAAAATTTTTTGGCCAATTACAGGAATTTTATTTTTCTTTGTCTGTTTGTACGGTCGATCGAACTTTATTTTTGGGATAGCAATAGCACTGGTAAGAAAATTAGATAGTCCTAGAGAATGGATTTACGCCTGTATAACTTTGGTAATCGCTGGTATTTTAGCATATGTTTAG
- a CDS encoding MFS transporter: MKKVTAQALIIGAFLESVGASFIWPINTIFIHDYLHKSLAVAGTVLFFNSILTFLGNYAGGKLFDKIGGHKTVMISTMIGMLALVGLIFNHGWPAYPILLPILGFGVGSAFTVINSFGAQIDEVDKYKLFNAIYVGTNLGNAIGTALGGYIAGIQMTLVFIANFIFLSLFFLLAVFWYGNRTVVTKQAQKNVGKIKSKLKPGTALIAIFLGTTWVAYAQWSSNISAHLTKLGIPVSKYSLLWTINAIVIVVFLPLINHLAENKDWFKKIQIPLGVVFFIIAFGSLIGATKYLSFAIGMVVLTLGEMLVYPGIPALVSESTPNSEAGRYQSIISMAATFARAIGPLLGGMLIMRSSYDVMYLAAIAVLIVSIFIFKRGRKELARGITAE, translated from the coding sequence ATGAAGAAAGTAACTGCACAAGCTCTGATAATTGGGGCTTTTTTAGAATCAGTCGGTGCCAGTTTTATTTGGCCTATCAATACGATTTTTATTCACGATTATTTACATAAATCGTTGGCTGTGGCTGGAACTGTTTTATTCTTCAATTCAATACTGACATTTTTGGGAAATTATGCTGGTGGAAAATTATTTGATAAAATTGGCGGTCATAAAACAGTTATGATTAGCACTATGATAGGAATGCTGGCCTTAGTTGGCTTGATTTTTAATCATGGTTGGCCGGCGTATCCAATTCTTTTACCGATATTAGGGTTTGGTGTCGGCAGTGCATTTACGGTTATCAATTCCTTTGGAGCCCAGATTGATGAGGTTGATAAGTATAAATTATTTAATGCCATTTATGTTGGAACTAATCTGGGGAATGCGATTGGTACGGCGCTAGGTGGTTATATTGCGGGTATTCAAATGACATTGGTTTTCATCGCTAACTTCATTTTTCTCAGTTTGTTCTTTCTATTGGCAGTCTTTTGGTATGGCAATCGAACTGTTGTGACTAAGCAAGCGCAAAAGAATGTGGGAAAGATTAAGTCAAAATTAAAACCAGGGACTGCCTTAATAGCTATTTTCCTGGGTACGACTTGGGTGGCATATGCGCAGTGGAGCAGCAATATTTCGGCACACTTGACTAAACTGGGCATTCCAGTCAGTAAGTACAGCCTTTTGTGGACGATTAATGCCATCGTAATTGTCGTGTTTCTTCCATTAATAAATCATTTGGCTGAAAATAAAGATTGGTTTAAGAAAATTCAGATACCATTGGGTGTTGTTTTTTTCATAATTGCCTTTGGATCATTGATTGGTGCAACAAAATATCTGTCATTCGCAATTGGGATGGTGGTGCTGACGTTGGGTGAAATGCTTGTTTATCCAGGGATTCCAGCATTGGTCAGTGAATCGACTCCTAATTCTGAGGCCGGACGTTACCAAAGCATCATCAGTATGGCAGCCACTTTTGCGCGGGCGATTGGGCCATTGCTTGGTGGGATGTTGATCATGCGTAGTTCTTACGATGTGATGTATTTAGCCGCAATTGCCGTCTTGATTGTTTCGATATTTATTTTCAAACGTGGTCGTAAAGAATTGGCTCGCGGTATTACAGCTGAATAA
- a CDS encoding GNAT family N-acetyltransferase: MNNNELKAIRLNTSFYNTESLKSFDCGDGRINDYFVNEAIGLDQENIFATTIYVDNSDNIVGFYSTSASLLLIDNRDDGFEKSITRETMTEYSAIKIQYFAVDEQYQNNGVGMSLMQNMIERLILADMKYNIGFKVLYLEALTNAMDFYEYCGFNFLKSWESEQNLKSAIMVMNYEEMCDSVDI, from the coding sequence TTGAATAATAATGAGTTAAAAGCCATAAGATTGAATACATCATTTTACAATACAGAATCATTAAAATCATTTGACTGTGGTGATGGCAGAATAAATGATTATTTTGTGAATGAAGCTATCGGATTAGATCAAGAGAACATTTTTGCTACTACGATATATGTTGATAACAGTGATAATATTGTTGGCTTTTATTCAACCTCAGCTTCACTCTTACTCATTGATAATAGGGACGATGGGTTTGAGAAGTCTATTACTAGGGAGACAATGACCGAATATAGTGCAATAAAGATTCAGTATTTTGCGGTTGATGAACAATATCAAAATAACGGTGTTGGCATGTCTCTGATGCAAAATATGATTGAACGGTTAATTTTGGCAGACATGAAATATAATATTGGATTTAAAGTTTTATATCTGGAAGCTTTAACTAATGCTATGGATTTTTATGAGTATTGTGGATTTAATTTTTTAAAATCATGGGAATCAGAACAGAATTTAAAAAGTGCAATTATGGTTATGAATTATGAAGAAATGTGTGATAGCGTAGATATTTGA
- a CDS encoding SLAP domain-containing protein, translating into MKKTSIFLISATALISGAFLFNNQTEVSASGIATTHDDITFLYTDTGDMVADRALAPRSPWAVGKIINLNDETYYQVATNEYVKSSDVDYTNKPVTSVKNQVKNDVTVSAQGQSAPVYSDETNNVQQMINYGDAYKVGRIVENEYGQYFYQVSGHGWVVGDMMNIKGNARNIEHINGFFPMANDTKHGINADEEVNILIGSGADADLVYQIPDEVLQYVGTVDNWLGGDTGTNYRRMSKLYQLQY; encoded by the coding sequence ATGAAGAAAACAAGTATTTTTTTAATTTCAGCAACAGCATTAATTTCAGGAGCTTTTTTATTTAATAACCAAACAGAGGTTTCAGCCAGTGGAATTGCAACTACACATGATGACATTACCTTTTTGTACACTGATACTGGAGATATGGTTGCTGACCGTGCATTGGCGCCTAGATCACCATGGGCAGTTGGTAAAATAATTAATTTGAATGATGAAACGTACTATCAGGTTGCCACAAATGAATATGTTAAATCTAGCGATGTTGATTATACTAATAAACCAGTGACTTCAGTTAAGAATCAAGTGAAAAATGATGTGACTGTTTCGGCTCAAGGTCAATCAGCACCAGTCTATAGTGATGAAACTAATAATGTCCAACAAATGATCAATTATGGTGATGCGTATAAGGTTGGACGTATTGTGGAAAATGAATATGGACAATACTTTTATCAAGTATCTGGTCATGGTTGGGTAGTTGGCGACATGATGAATATTAAAGGGAATGCCAGAAACATTGAACATATTAATGGCTTCTTCCCTATGGCAAATGATACAAAACATGGAATCAACGCTGATGAAGAAGTAAATATCTTAATTGGATCAGGTGCAGATGCAGACTTAGTTTATCAAATCCCTGATGAGGTACTTCAATATGTGGGAACAGTAGATAACTGGCTAGGTGGAGATACAGGTACAAATTATCGTCGTATGTCAAAACTTTATCAACTTCAATATTAA
- a CDS encoding cyclophilin-like fold protein, with translation MPKGASAKKGNIGYWSPDKRLVFYWGKADYYEEIHIIGHFKSKDDLKVIKNMKDNQKVIIKLHK, from the coding sequence ATGCCTAAAGGTGCCAGTGCCAAAAAAGGTAATATTGGTTATTGGTCACCAGACAAAAGGTTGGTATTTTACTGGGGGAAAGCTGATTACTATGAGGAAATTCATATTATCGGTCATTTCAAATCTAAGGATGATTTAAAAGTTATCAAAAATATGAAAGACAACCAAAAAGTAATTATTAAACTACATAAATAA
- a CDS encoding DUF2335 domain-containing protein: MPNDDSQNQELKTTDEAKAKEDLDNVLKRIPKKERNEVRRIITSSTFSGPIPHPDILKGYAEVYPEAPKQIIENSIEESKHRRKFDDNALEAAVSENRIRLYLATLVCLTMIIGGVTLILCGHEVTGGILTGSTLVGVLSAYLAPFNKNRNSNDNNESEEKEIDK; this comes from the coding sequence TTGCCCAATGATGATAGCCAAAATCAGGAATTAAAGACGACTGATGAGGCAAAAGCTAAAGAAGATTTAGATAATGTTTTAAAAAGAATCCCTAAAAAGGAAAGAAATGAAGTTAGAAGAATTATTACATCCTCGACTTTCTCTGGCCCTATACCTCATCCGGATATATTAAAGGGCTACGCTGAAGTTTATCCGGAAGCTCCAAAGCAGATAATTGAAAATTCTATAGAGGAATCAAAACATAGACGAAAGTTTGATGATAATGCACTTGAGGCCGCTGTTTCTGAAAATAGAATTCGATTATACTTGGCGACTTTAGTATGTTTGACGATGATCATTGGGGGAGTTACATTAATTCTCTGTGGTCATGAAGTAACCGGTGGAATTTTGACTGGATCAACTTTAGTAGGTGTGCTGAGTGCTTATCTTGCACCATTTAATAAGAATCGAAATTCTAACGATAACAATGAATCAGAAGAAAAAGAAATAGATAAATAA